A DNA window from Thermus islandicus DSM 21543 contains the following coding sequences:
- a CDS encoding c-type cytochrome, whose product MRSLALFLPLLLSACGWMWDQPKVKAFRESPLQVEVPAERVRLGENLSPGVRAGLKPEGGFAESPFAFTEAELLRGKALYQSFCAVCHGVRGEGDGRVIPLGVPRPRSYHDPAVKAMPEGYFYFAATNGFGRMFSYRSRIPERERWLIARYIKRCLLLEACPKEVVNAEVH is encoded by the coding sequence GTGCGTAGCTTGGCGCTTTTCCTGCCCCTCTTGCTCTCGGCCTGCGGCTGGATGTGGGACCAGCCCAAGGTGAAGGCCTTCCGGGAAAGCCCCCTCCAGGTGGAGGTGCCCGCGGAGAGGGTGCGCTTGGGGGAGAACCTGAGCCCCGGGGTTCGGGCGGGCCTTAAGCCCGAGGGGGGCTTCGCCGAGAGCCCCTTTGCCTTTACCGAAGCCGAGCTCCTGCGGGGCAAGGCCCTGTACCAGAGCTTCTGTGCCGTGTGCCACGGGGTGAGAGGGGAAGGGGACGGCCGGGTCATCCCCCTCGGGGTTCCCAGGCCCCGCTCCTACCACGACCCGGCCGTGAAGGCGATGCCCGAGGGCTACTTCTACTTCGCCGCCACCAACGGCTTCGGCCGGATGTTTTCCTACCGGAGCCGCATCCCCGAAAGGGAGCGCTGGCTCATCGCCCGCTACATCAAGCGGTGCCTCCTCCTGGAGGCCTGTCCAAAGGAGGTGGTGAATGCAGAGGTCCATTGA
- a CDS encoding DUF1641 domain-containing protein, with product METTLSVEERLARLEEILEKSGLALLAKMGVGDTLAENLGLLLDPKNLQLVSLLARFLDQAEALDKLAETLEKLNRSGALAFLGHLSENFGEGLGMLMEPQLLRLISHGANVLDILSRIEPAAVGMMAGALQKGLAETFTPEVMQDPPRVGLVGLWKQLSDPEVQKALGMLFLLLKAMGKAFGAMNEERRALEAMVAKMMSKK from the coding sequence ATGGAGACCACCCTCAGCGTGGAAGAACGCCTGGCCCGGCTAGAGGAGATCCTGGAGAAAAGCGGCCTCGCCCTGCTTGCCAAGATGGGGGTGGGGGATACTCTGGCCGAAAACCTGGGCCTCCTCCTGGATCCCAAGAACCTCCAGCTGGTTTCCCTTCTTGCCCGCTTCCTGGACCAGGCGGAGGCCCTGGACAAGCTGGCGGAGACCTTGGAGAAGCTGAACCGCTCGGGAGCCTTAGCCTTCCTCGGCCACCTCTCGGAAAACTTCGGCGAGGGTTTGGGGATGCTCATGGAGCCCCAGCTCTTAAGGCTTATCTCCCACGGGGCGAACGTTTTGGATATCCTTTCCCGGATTGAGCCCGCCGCAGTGGGCATGATGGCGGGAGCCCTGCAGAAGGGCCTCGCGGAGACCTTCACCCCTGAGGTGATGCAGGACCCGCCCCGGGTGGGGCTTGTGGGGCTTTGGAAGCAGCTCTCCGACCCCGAGGTGCAGAAGGCCTTGGGGATGCTCTTCCTCCTTTTGAAGGCTATGGGCAAGGCTTTTGGCGCCATGAACGAAGAGAGGAGGGCCCTCGAGGCCATGGTAGCTAAGATGATGTCCAAGAAGTAG
- a CDS encoding NAD(P)/FAD-dependent oxidoreductase: MIKVLVLGGGSGGLVAANKVKRLLGNEVQVTLVDKNTHHEFMPAYPWVAFGMREPDQIRRPLANLEKRGIQYLQATVEALDPERNRVKTTAGEHTYDYLIVSLGAEALPSPAQDSYAPWSLEGALKLREALRSFKGGRVVVGVSSPYYPCPPAPYEVAGQVEFALKVKGIRKKSTVEVFHLNPAPLAGMGPVISGKVMEILKAKNIAFHGEFEPMAFEPGKVKAKDGRELAYDLLILTPPFAPNRVVRESPLAGPNGFPEVDRATFRSPSFPNVFLIGDTVNPALMLPPAGVVAHFQGEYVAGVIASDLKGAYIGEPFNPVAMCIMDFGDNALLPQCAFDQVLAGTGMPSCGVMAVGKWVRVTKMLFEGFWFATLIE, translated from the coding sequence ATGATCAAGGTTCTGGTCTTAGGCGGCGGCTCCGGCGGCCTGGTGGCGGCCAACAAGGTGAAGCGGCTTTTGGGCAACGAGGTGCAGGTCACCCTGGTGGACAAGAACACCCACCACGAGTTCATGCCTGCCTACCCCTGGGTGGCCTTCGGTATGCGGGAGCCCGATCAAATCCGCCGTCCTCTGGCCAACCTGGAGAAGCGGGGGATCCAGTACCTCCAGGCCACGGTGGAGGCCCTAGACCCGGAGAGGAACCGGGTGAAGACCACAGCCGGGGAGCACACCTACGATTACCTGATCGTCTCCTTGGGGGCCGAGGCCCTGCCCTCCCCGGCCCAGGACAGTTACGCTCCCTGGAGCCTGGAGGGGGCCTTGAAGCTCCGGGAGGCCTTGAGGTCCTTCAAGGGCGGCCGGGTGGTAGTGGGGGTTTCCTCCCCCTACTACCCCTGCCCTCCTGCGCCCTACGAGGTGGCGGGGCAGGTGGAGTTCGCTCTCAAGGTGAAGGGCATCCGGAAAAAGAGCACCGTGGAGGTCTTCCACCTGAACCCGGCGCCCCTTGCGGGTATGGGACCGGTGATTTCCGGCAAGGTGATGGAGATCCTTAAGGCTAAGAATATCGCCTTCCACGGGGAGTTTGAGCCCATGGCCTTTGAACCGGGAAAGGTCAAGGCCAAGGACGGCCGGGAGCTTGCCTACGACCTCCTCATCCTCACCCCTCCCTTCGCCCCGAACCGGGTGGTGCGGGAAAGCCCCTTGGCAGGGCCGAACGGCTTCCCCGAGGTGGACCGCGCGACCTTCCGTTCCCCAAGTTTCCCAAACGTCTTCCTCATCGGGGACACGGTGAACCCCGCCCTCATGCTTCCCCCCGCCGGGGTGGTGGCCCACTTCCAGGGGGAGTACGTGGCGGGGGTGATCGCCTCCGACCTCAAGGGGGCCTACATCGGCGAACCCTTCAACCCCGTGGCCATGTGCATCATGGACTTCGGTGACAACGCCCTCCTGCCCCAGTGCGCCTTTGACCAGGTTTTAGCGGGCACGGGTATGCCTTCCTGCGGGGTTATGGCCGTGGGCAAGTGGGTACGGGTGACGAAGATGCTCTTTGAGGGCTTCTGGTTTGCCACCCTCATTGAGTAG
- the lysJ gene encoding [LysW]-aminoadipate semialdehyde transaminase LysJ, which yields MERAVKEDWRALLEAEKALDTGVYTKHDLLLVRGRGARVWDAEGNEYIDCVGGYGVANLGHANPEVVEAVKRQAETLMAMPQTLPTPMRGEFYRALTAILPPELNRVFPVNSGTEANEAALKFARAHTGRKKFVAAMRGFSGRTMGSLSVTWEPKYREPFLPLVEPVEFIPYNDVEALRRAVDEKTAAVILEPVQGEGGVRPATLEFLKAAREITREKGALLILDEIQTGMGRTGKRFAFEHFGVVPDILTLAKALGGGVPLGAAVMREEVARSMPKGGHGTTFGGNPLAMAAGVAAIRYLERTRLWERAAELGPWFMERLREIPSSRIREVRGMGLMVGLELKEKAAPYIERLEKVHRVLTLQAGPTVIRFLPPLVIEKEDLERVVEAVRAVLA from the coding sequence GTGGAACGCGCGGTAAAGGAAGACTGGCGGGCCCTCTTGGAGGCGGAGAAGGCCCTGGACACCGGGGTCTACACCAAGCATGACCTCCTCCTCGTCCGGGGCCGAGGAGCCAGGGTCTGGGACGCCGAGGGGAACGAGTACATTGACTGCGTGGGGGGATACGGGGTGGCCAACCTGGGCCACGCCAACCCCGAGGTGGTGGAGGCGGTGAAGCGGCAGGCCGAGACCCTTATGGCCATGCCCCAGACCCTCCCCACCCCTATGCGGGGGGAGTTCTACCGCGCCCTCACCGCCATCCTCCCCCCGGAGCTCAATCGGGTCTTTCCGGTGAACTCCGGCACCGAGGCCAACGAGGCCGCCCTCAAGTTCGCCCGGGCCCACACGGGCAGGAAGAAGTTCGTGGCCGCCATGCGGGGCTTCTCGGGAAGGACCATGGGAAGCCTCTCCGTCACCTGGGAACCCAAGTATCGGGAGCCTTTCCTTCCCCTGGTGGAGCCCGTGGAGTTCATTCCCTATAACGACGTGGAGGCCCTAAGGCGGGCCGTGGACGAAAAGACCGCGGCGGTGATCCTCGAGCCCGTCCAGGGGGAAGGGGGCGTGCGCCCCGCCACGCTGGAGTTCCTGAAGGCCGCCCGGGAGATCACCCGGGAGAAGGGGGCCCTGCTCATCCTGGACGAGATCCAGACCGGCATGGGCCGAACGGGGAAGCGCTTCGCCTTTGAGCACTTCGGTGTGGTCCCCGACATCCTCACCCTGGCCAAGGCCCTGGGGGGTGGGGTGCCCCTGGGAGCCGCGGTCATGCGGGAGGAGGTGGCGCGGAGCATGCCCAAGGGAGGGCACGGGACCACCTTCGGGGGGAACCCTCTGGCCATGGCCGCCGGGGTGGCCGCCATCCGCTACCTGGAGCGCACCAGGCTTTGGGAAAGGGCAGCGGAGCTTGGGCCCTGGTTCATGGAAAGGCTGAGGGAGATCCCCTCCTCCAGGATCCGCGAGGTGCGGGGGATGGGCCTCATGGTGGGCCTGGAGCTCAAGGAGAAGGCGGCCCCCTACATTGAACGCCTGGAGAAGGTGCACCGCGTCCTCACCCTCCAGGCAGGGCCCACGGTGATCCGCTTCCTGCCGCCTTTGGTGATTGAAAAGGAAGACCTGGAGCGGGTAGTGGAGGCGGTGAGGGCGGTGCTAGCATAG
- a CDS encoding [LysW]-lysine hydrolase, translating into MSGSALDPVEFLKGALEIPSPSGEERLLAEYLAEGMERLGIRSFVDEADNARGQVGKGPIQVVLLGHIDTVPGRIPVRLEGGKLFGRGAVDAKGPFVAMIFAAASLPEETLRRLTVHLVGATEEEAPSSKGARFVASRLQPDYVVIGEPSGWEGITLGYKGRLLVKVKREKDHFHSAHHEPNAAEELVSYFVAIKAWAEAMNVGQRPFDQVQYTLRDFKVHPAELKQVAEMFLDLRLPPRLPPEEAIRHLTAYAPPTLELEFFGREVPYLGPKDTPLTRALRQGIRKAGGRPVFKLKTGTSDMNVLAPHWRVPMVAYGPGDSTLDHTPHEHIQVEEFLKGIAVLREALKVLGEGGGTRVG; encoded by the coding sequence ATGAGCGGAAGTGCCTTGGATCCCGTTGAGTTCCTAAAGGGGGCCCTGGAGATCCCTTCCCCTTCTGGGGAAGAGCGCCTCCTGGCCGAGTACCTGGCCGAGGGGATGGAGAGGCTGGGGATCCGGTCCTTTGTGGACGAGGCGGACAACGCCCGGGGCCAGGTGGGCAAGGGCCCCATCCAGGTGGTCCTCCTAGGGCACATTGACACCGTGCCGGGACGGATCCCCGTGCGCCTGGAAGGGGGCAAGCTCTTCGGCCGGGGAGCGGTGGACGCCAAGGGCCCCTTCGTGGCCATGATCTTTGCCGCGGCCTCGCTTCCCGAGGAAACCTTGCGCCGCCTCACCGTCCACCTGGTGGGGGCCACGGAGGAGGAGGCCCCGAGCTCCAAGGGGGCGAGGTTCGTGGCCTCCCGGCTCCAGCCCGACTACGTGGTCATCGGCGAACCCTCAGGCTGGGAAGGGATCACCTTGGGGTACAAGGGGAGGCTCCTCGTCAAGGTGAAGCGGGAAAAGGACCACTTCCACTCCGCCCACCATGAGCCCAACGCCGCCGAGGAGCTCGTGAGCTACTTCGTGGCCATCAAGGCCTGGGCCGAGGCCATGAACGTGGGCCAAAGGCCCTTTGACCAGGTGCAATACACCTTGAGGGACTTCAAAGTCCACCCGGCCGAGCTTAAGCAGGTGGCGGAGATGTTCTTGGATCTCAGGCTTCCCCCGAGGCTTCCCCCGGAGGAAGCCATCCGTCACCTCACCGCCTACGCCCCGCCCACCCTGGAGCTGGAATTCTTCGGGCGGGAGGTCCCCTACCTCGGCCCTAAGGACACCCCCCTCACCCGGGCGTTGCGCCAGGGGATCCGGAAGGCGGGGGGAAGGCCCGTTTTTAAGCTCAAGACGGGAACGAGCGATATGAACGTCCTCGCCCCTCACTGGAGGGTGCCCATGGTGGCCTACGGGCCGGGAGACTCCACCCTGGACCACACCCCCCACGAGCACATCCAGGTGGAGGAGTTCCTGAAAGGGATTGCCGTCCTAAGAGAGGCCCTGAAGGTCCTGGGGGAAGGGGGCGGAACGCGCGTGGGCTAA
- a CDS encoding DUF3341 domain-containing protein, with the protein MLYGLLAYFDSPESLLGALKALKEAGYRRLEALTPNPVEGLEAVLGKDERIPWIAFLLGVLGAGLGLFLQVYTQLDYPLNASGKPLLGWPAYIPVAFELTILTITVGIFLVLLYLNGLPLAVHPAVWARGYARVLVDGYGVFVYASDPRFDPEATRDLLKSLGAEVEEVRRA; encoded by the coding sequence ATGCTCTACGGACTCCTGGCCTATTTTGACTCCCCGGAGAGCCTCCTTGGGGCCCTAAAGGCCCTCAAGGAGGCGGGCTACCGCCGCCTCGAGGCCCTGACCCCCAACCCCGTGGAGGGCCTGGAGGCGGTCCTGGGCAAGGACGAGCGCATCCCCTGGATCGCCTTCCTCCTCGGGGTCTTGGGAGCGGGGCTCGGGCTTTTCCTCCAGGTTTACACCCAGCTGGACTACCCCCTAAACGCCAGCGGGAAGCCCCTCCTGGGCTGGCCGGCCTACATCCCGGTGGCCTTTGAGCTCACCATCCTCACCATCACGGTGGGGATCTTCCTCGTCCTCCTTTACCTGAACGGCCTCCCGCTGGCCGTTCACCCTGCGGTCTGGGCGCGGGGCTATGCCCGGGTCCTGGTGGACGGCTATGGGGTGTTCGTCTACGCCTCCGACCCCCGGTTTGACCCTGAGGCCACCCGGGACCTGCTGAAAAGCCTGGGGGCGGAGGTGGAGGAGGTGCGCCGTGCGTAG
- a CDS encoding type II toxin-antitoxin system HicB family antitoxin: MRQRYRGVVEQDEEGYFVAHVPERHAHTQAQSFEGLLQRLEEAIAVSEEKAEVVGLEGEREMEAA, from the coding sequence ATGAGGCAGCGTTACCGCGGGGTGGTGGAGCAGGACGAGGAGGGCTACTTCGTGGCCCACGTGCCCGAGCGGCACGCCCACACCCAGGCCCAAAGCTTTGAAGGGCTCCTCCAGCGCCTGGAGGAAGCCATCGCCGTATCCGAGGAGAAGGCGGAAGTCGTAGGCCTGGAGGGCGAGCGGGAAATGGAAGCGGCGTGA
- a CDS encoding glycosyltransferase family 4 protein: MLTLVGTYPPIRCGIATFNRDLRRALLEAGLPAQVAVVAEEADLDLPFPEEVRWVVPKERRQAYRALSAPRPWILQHEYGLYGGRWGEWFVDFLQGSGVKVVVLHTLFQAPPPGLSLEDASFMQGLLKEIGAGASALVTLHPEGESFLGRLGVRAPVVHIPHGVPDLPRPDKEALKRALGFEGEFLLLTYGLLGPGKGIELVLKALPRVLGQNPRVRYLVAGSLHPKLERREGRRYLEELLALAERLGVARAFLLREGYLSEEALYRLVGAADLFLLPYPNLEQVSSGTLSYALALGKAVLATPFWHARHALAGGRGVLLPPDPEPWAQAILELSESPSRLKEMEARAYAYAREATWPRVARAYLRLLSEVGGVRPGVA; encoded by the coding sequence ATGCTGACCCTGGTGGGCACGTACCCTCCCATCCGCTGCGGGATCGCCACCTTCAACCGCGATCTGCGGCGCGCCCTCCTCGAGGCCGGCCTTCCTGCCCAGGTGGCCGTGGTGGCGGAGGAGGCCGACCTAGACCTGCCCTTCCCCGAGGAGGTGCGCTGGGTGGTGCCCAAGGAGAGGCGGCAGGCTTACCGCGCCCTCTCCGCCCCCAGGCCTTGGATCCTCCAGCACGAGTACGGGCTTTACGGGGGCCGGTGGGGGGAGTGGTTTGTGGATTTCCTACAGGGAAGTGGGGTGAAGGTGGTCGTCCTTCACACCCTCTTCCAGGCCCCGCCTCCGGGCTTGAGCCTCGAGGACGCCTCCTTCATGCAGGGCCTCCTAAAGGAGATCGGGGCGGGGGCTTCGGCCTTGGTGACCCTTCACCCCGAAGGGGAGTCCTTTCTAGGGCGGCTAGGGGTGCGGGCCCCCGTGGTCCACATCCCCCACGGGGTGCCGGACCTCCCAAGGCCCGACAAGGAGGCCCTGAAGCGGGCCTTAGGCTTTGAAGGGGAGTTCCTCCTCCTGACCTACGGCCTCCTGGGGCCGGGGAAAGGGATAGAGCTCGTCCTGAAGGCCCTGCCCCGGGTCCTGGGCCAGAACCCCAGGGTGCGCTACCTGGTGGCGGGGAGCCTTCACCCCAAGTTGGAGCGCCGGGAGGGAAGGCGGTACCTGGAGGAGCTGCTGGCCCTGGCCGAGAGGCTCGGCGTGGCCCGGGCCTTCCTCTTAAGGGAGGGATACCTCTCCGAAGAGGCCCTCTACCGCCTGGTGGGGGCAGCGGACCTCTTCCTCCTCCCGTACCCCAACCTGGAGCAGGTTTCCTCCGGCACCCTCTCCTACGCCCTGGCCCTGGGCAAGGCGGTGCTCGCCACGCCCTTCTGGCACGCCCGCCACGCCCTGGCCGGGGGCCGAGGGGTCCTCCTCCCTCCCGACCCCGAGCCTTGGGCCCAGGCCATCCTGGAGCTTTCGGAAAGCCCGTCCCGGCTTAAGGAGATGGAGGCGCGGGCCTACGCCTACGCCCGGGAGGCCACCTGGCCCCGGGTGGCCCGGGCCTACCTGAGGCTGCTTTCAGAGGTGGGCGGTGTTCGGCCTGGAGTGGCTTAG
- a CDS encoding GGDEF domain-containing protein — MALPWLWPIALLPLLALLPATAPWSEGVLTPLVVLGSGAYLLGRQEGRAFGLGLLFLGLGDAVRTLEGAGSLPRELLYPMGYAALTFALLRLPGKPPRLTLALLPLALLGGLAALRAGAGMERLLLLWDALLLLLLLPRLETLFQEGFLPGRALLGAGLLLLMFSDMGSAYVTADDRYPTGHPAHLLRSLGSLFLALAGVEERRLATFLPQALALGGVFLLPVAFLQGPAPGEVRFLAVYGGLTSALGLLFASYRQGHRALARSQGWTRFLEALARLSPRITQTLSPEAVLLEALEAARALLPEAVGLEVRSRRGLVGERSPHALPLPLDGDAAHLYLKAPPQEEVPPGFLTLLGERIRQVLKQVEWGALAFTDPLTGLLNRRGLEAELPKLLALARRYQAPLSVVMLDIDHFKRVNDTYGHPVGDEVLRRLGRILQTSVRQEDLAVRYGGEEFLLLLFGADRQAAKEVVERIRERFRAERVDPIPHPLTLSGGVAGGEIPQDPAQVEEWVLRADYALLRSKEAGRDRVTLA, encoded by the coding sequence GTGGCCCTTCCCTGGCTCTGGCCCATCGCCCTCCTGCCGCTTCTCGCGCTCCTTCCCGCCACCGCTCCCTGGAGCGAGGGCGTCCTCACCCCCCTGGTGGTCCTGGGGAGCGGGGCCTATTTGCTGGGCCGGCAGGAGGGCCGGGCCTTCGGCCTGGGCCTTCTCTTCCTGGGCCTTGGGGACGCGGTCCGGACCCTGGAGGGGGCGGGAAGCCTGCCCCGGGAACTCCTCTACCCGATGGGCTACGCCGCCCTCACCTTCGCCCTCCTCAGGCTTCCAGGAAAGCCCCCGAGGCTCACGCTGGCCCTTCTTCCCCTGGCCCTCCTGGGCGGGCTCGCCGCCCTCCGAGCCGGAGCTGGGATGGAGCGGCTCCTCCTTCTATGGGATGCCCTCCTCCTCCTCCTTCTCCTCCCCAGGCTGGAGACGCTCTTTCAGGAGGGCTTCCTCCCGGGGCGGGCGCTTTTGGGAGCGGGCCTGCTCCTCCTTATGTTTTCGGACATGGGCTCCGCCTACGTCACGGCCGATGACCGCTACCCCACGGGTCACCCCGCCCACCTCCTCCGGAGCCTGGGTTCCCTCTTCCTGGCCCTGGCGGGGGTGGAGGAGCGGCGCTTGGCCACCTTCCTCCCCCAGGCCCTGGCCCTAGGGGGGGTTTTTCTCCTGCCCGTGGCCTTCCTCCAAGGCCCTGCTCCCGGGGAGGTGCGGTTTTTGGCTGTCTACGGAGGGTTAACGAGCGCCTTGGGCCTCCTCTTCGCCTCCTATCGGCAAGGGCACCGGGCTCTGGCCAGGAGCCAGGGCTGGACCCGCTTCCTGGAGGCGCTGGCCCGGCTCTCCCCCCGCATCACCCAGACCCTGAGCCCCGAGGCGGTCCTCCTCGAGGCCCTAGAGGCCGCCCGCGCCCTCCTGCCGGAGGCCGTGGGGCTGGAGGTACGAAGCCGCCGAGGCTTGGTGGGGGAACGGAGCCCCCACGCCCTGCCCCTCCCCCTGGACGGGGATGCCGCCCACCTCTACTTGAAAGCCCCTCCCCAGGAGGAAGTCCCCCCCGGCTTCCTCACCCTCCTCGGCGAGCGCATCCGGCAGGTGCTCAAGCAGGTGGAATGGGGCGCCTTGGCCTTCACCGATCCCCTCACCGGGCTTCTCAACCGCCGGGGCCTCGAGGCGGAGCTCCCCAAGCTCCTCGCCCTGGCCCGGCGCTACCAGGCCCCCCTGAGCGTGGTCATGCTGGACATAGACCACTTCAAGCGGGTGAACGACACCTACGGGCACCCTGTGGGGGACGAGGTGCTTAGGCGCCTGGGGCGCATCCTCCAGACCAGCGTCCGCCAGGAGGACCTGGCCGTGCGCTACGGGGGGGAAGAGTTCCTTCTCCTCCTCTTCGGGGCCGACCGCCAGGCGGCCAAGGAGGTGGTGGAGCGCATCCGCGAGCGCTTCCGCGCCGAACGCGTGGACCCGATCCCTCACCCCCTCACCCTTTCCGGAGGGGTGGCGGGAGGGGAGATACCCCAGGACCCGGCCCAGGTGGAAGAGTGGGTCCTCCGGGCAGACTACGCCCTCCTGCGGTCCAAGGAGGCGGGGCGGGACCGGGTGACGCTGGCCTAA
- the nrfD gene encoding NrfD/PsrC family molybdoenzyme membrane anchor subunit — MAHKEPHPDHDLIQGEWTERTLVEKLLEPVEKPPPRPWRVVLAVGFALTLAWLYAILVTFVRGLGTWGINQPVAWGLDIVHFVWWIGIGHAGTLISAILVLMRQNWRDSLNRVTEAMTLFAVLCAATYPLIHMGRPQNFYWVLPYPNTLAIWPQYKSPLSWDVLAIMTYLTISTLFLYLGLIPDLALLRERSQGWRRKLYGWLSLGWTGNAVHWQRYRAVYVLLAGLATPVVISVHSVVSMDFAYGVVPGWHITVFPPFFAAGAIYSGFAMALTLIIPLRKWYRLEGVITERHLDWMAKVTLASGLGVAYIYLLEIFVAWYSAEPAEWAQQLWRMTGPYAPYYWAMMLINVVLLQTLWFPRFRRNLTWLFVFSLLANVGMWLERFVIVVISLSRDFLPGNAHLYFPTWVDWTLYLGTIGFFLFGLALFIRLFPPIAVAEMVHLFHKLKGH; from the coding sequence ATGGCGCATAAGGAGCCCCATCCCGACCATGACCTCATCCAGGGGGAGTGGACGGAGAGGACCCTGGTGGAGAAGCTCCTGGAACCGGTGGAGAAGCCCCCGCCTAGGCCCTGGCGGGTGGTCCTGGCCGTAGGCTTTGCCCTCACCTTGGCCTGGCTCTACGCCATCCTGGTCACCTTCGTGCGCGGCCTCGGCACCTGGGGCATCAACCAGCCCGTGGCCTGGGGGTTGGACATCGTCCACTTCGTCTGGTGGATCGGCATCGGCCACGCCGGGACCCTGATCAGCGCCATCCTGGTCCTCATGCGGCAGAACTGGCGGGACTCCCTGAACCGGGTCACGGAGGCCATGACCCTTTTTGCCGTCCTCTGCGCCGCCACCTATCCCCTGATCCACATGGGCCGCCCCCAGAACTTCTACTGGGTCCTGCCCTACCCCAACACCCTCGCCATCTGGCCCCAGTACAAGAGTCCCCTCTCCTGGGACGTGCTGGCCATCATGACCTACCTCACCATCTCCACCCTCTTCCTCTACCTGGGCCTCATCCCCGACCTGGCCCTCCTCAGGGAGAGGAGCCAGGGGTGGCGGAGAAAGCTCTACGGATGGCTCTCCCTGGGCTGGACGGGGAACGCGGTCCACTGGCAGCGCTACCGGGCGGTCTACGTGCTTCTGGCGGGCCTCGCCACCCCGGTGGTCATCTCCGTCCACTCCGTGGTGAGCATGGACTTCGCCTACGGGGTGGTGCCGGGCTGGCACATCACCGTCTTCCCCCCCTTCTTCGCCGCCGGGGCCATCTACTCCGGCTTCGCCATGGCCCTCACCCTCATCATCCCCTTAAGGAAGTGGTACCGCCTCGAGGGGGTCATCACGGAAAGGCACCTGGACTGGATGGCCAAGGTCACCTTGGCCAGCGGCCTCGGGGTGGCCTACATCTACCTCCTGGAGATCTTCGTGGCCTGGTACTCGGCCGAGCCCGCCGAGTGGGCCCAGCAGCTTTGGCGCATGACCGGGCCCTACGCCCCTTACTACTGGGCCATGATGCTCATCAACGTGGTCCTCCTCCAGACCCTTTGGTTCCCCCGCTTCCGCAGGAACCTCACCTGGCTCTTCGTCTTCTCCCTCCTGGCCAACGTGGGGATGTGGCTGGAGCGGTTTGTCATCGTGGTCATCAGCCTTTCCCGCGACTTCCTTCCCGGGAACGCCCACCTCTACTTCCCCACCTGGGTGGACTGGACCCTCTATCTCGGCACCATCGGCTTCTTCCTCTTCGGCCTCGCCCTTTTCATCCGCCTCTTCCCCCCCATCGCCGTGGCGGAGATGGTCCACCTTTTCCACAAGCTCAAGGGACACTAG
- a CDS encoding type II toxin-antitoxin system HicA family toxin, whose translation MSPRLIPIPGQELARLLEEGFQVVRVRGSHVRLRHPDGRATTVPGDLKAGDPPCHPQGRGLEQGNL comes from the coding sequence GTGAGCCCCCGCCTCATCCCCATCCCTGGCCAGGAGCTCGCCCGGCTCCTGGAGGAGGGGTTTCAGGTGGTGCGGGTCCGGGGAAGCCACGTGCGGCTTCGGCACCCCGACGGCCGGGCCACCACGGTACCCGGAGACCTTAAGGCCGGGGACCCTCCTTGCCATCCTCAAGGACGTGGACTGGAGCAAGGAAACCTATGA